Proteins from a single region of Ensifer adhaerens:
- the pyc gene encoding pyruvate carboxylase, with translation MPISKILVANRSEIAIRVFRAANELGLKTVAIWAEEDKLALHRFKADESYQIGRGPHLARDLGPIESYLSIEEVIRVAKLSGADAIHPGYGLLSESPEFVDACDAAGIIFIGPRPATMRQLGNKVAARNLAISVGVPVVPATDPLPDDEKEIHRLAAEIGYPVMLKASWGGGGRGMRAIRDQKDLIREVTEAKREAKAAFGKDEVYLEKLVERARHVESQILGDTHGNVVHLFERDCSIQRRNQKVVERAPAPYLSEAQRQELADYSLRIAKATNYIGAGTVEYLMDANTGKFYFIEVNPRIQVEHTVTEVVTGIDIVKAQIHILDGEAIGTPASGVPDQADIRLNGHALQCRITTEDPEQNFIPDYGRITGYRSAAGFGIRLDGGTAYTGAYITRYYDPLLVKVTASGSTPQEAISRMDRALREFRIRGVATNLTFLEAIIGHEQFRNNTYTTRFIDTTPELFQQVRRQDRATKLLTYLADVTVNGHPEAKGRPRPPADAAKPVVPFIQGEIPAGTKQKLDELGPKKFAEWVRGQNQVFLTDTTMRDGHQSLLATRMRTHDIARVAGTYARALPQLFSLECWGGATFDVSMRFLTEDPWDRLARIREDAPNLLLQMLLRGANGVGYKNYPDNVVKYFVRQAARGGINVFRVFDCLNWVDNMRVSMEAVAEENRICEAAICYTGDILNSARPKYDLKYYTALAAELEKAGAHMIAVKDMAGLLKPAAARVLFKALREATDLPIHFHTHDTSGIAAATVLAAVESGVDVVDAAMDALSGNTSQPCLGSIVEALRGSDRDPGLDPEWIRRISFYWEAVRYQYAAFESDLKGPASEVYLHEMPGGQFTNLKEQARSLGLETKWHRVAQAYADANQMFGDIVKVTPSSKVVGDMALMMVSQDLTVADVENPAKDIAFPDSVVSMLKGDLGQPPGGWPEALQKKALKGEKAYTAVPGSLLPPADLDAERKSIEDKLERKVDDFEFASYLMYPKVFTDYAVAADTYGPVSVLPTPAYFYGLGPGEELQPEIERGKSLVILHQAKSEPDEKGMVKVFFELNGQPRLIKVPDRNRSASSAVRRKAEGGNAAHLGAPMPGVISTVAVNAGQAVKAGDVLLSIEAMKMETALHAEKDGTIAEVLVRAGDQIDAKDLLIVYEA, from the coding sequence TTGCCCATCTCGAAGATCCTTGTTGCCAACCGTTCTGAAATTGCCATCCGCGTTTTTCGCGCTGCAAACGAACTCGGTCTGAAAACGGTCGCGATATGGGCGGAAGAGGACAAACTTGCGCTGCACCGCTTCAAGGCGGACGAAAGTTACCAGATCGGCCGCGGGCCGCACCTTGCCCGCGATCTCGGCCCGATCGAAAGCTATCTGTCGATCGAAGAGGTGATCCGGGTCGCCAAGCTTTCCGGCGCCGACGCCATCCACCCGGGCTACGGCCTGCTCTCTGAAAGCCCTGAATTCGTCGACGCCTGCGACGCCGCCGGCATCATCTTCATCGGCCCGCGGCCGGCGACCATGCGCCAGCTCGGCAACAAGGTGGCGGCGCGCAACCTCGCCATTTCCGTCGGCGTGCCGGTGGTGCCAGCCACCGATCCGCTGCCGGACGACGAAAAGGAAATCCATCGCCTGGCCGCCGAGATCGGCTATCCGGTCATGCTCAAGGCCTCCTGGGGCGGCGGCGGCCGTGGCATGCGCGCCATCCGCGACCAGAAGGACCTGATCCGTGAGGTGACGGAAGCCAAGCGCGAGGCCAAGGCCGCCTTCGGCAAGGACGAAGTTTATCTCGAAAAGCTCGTCGAGCGTGCCCGCCACGTCGAAAGCCAGATCCTCGGCGATACCCACGGCAATGTCGTGCATCTCTTCGAGCGTGACTGCTCGATCCAGCGCCGCAACCAGAAGGTCGTCGAGCGCGCGCCTGCGCCCTACCTTTCGGAGGCGCAGCGCCAGGAGCTTGCCGACTACTCGCTGAGGATTGCCAAGGCGACCAACTATATCGGCGCCGGCACGGTCGAGTATCTGATGGATGCCAACACCGGCAAGTTCTACTTCATCGAGGTGAACCCGCGCATCCAGGTCGAGCACACGGTCACCGAAGTGGTGACCGGCATCGACATCGTCAAGGCGCAGATCCACATCCTCGACGGCGAGGCGATCGGTACACCGGCGTCAGGCGTGCCTGACCAGGCCGATATTCGCCTCAATGGCCATGCGCTGCAGTGCCGTATCACCACCGAGGATCCGGAGCAGAACTTCATTCCCGACTACGGCCGCATCACCGGCTACCGGTCGGCCGCCGGTTTCGGCATCCGTCTCGATGGCGGCACGGCCTATACCGGTGCCTACATCACCCGCTACTACGATCCATTGCTGGTCAAGGTCACCGCTTCGGGCAGCACGCCTCAGGAAGCGATCAGCCGCATGGACCGGGCGCTGCGCGAATTCCGTATCCGTGGCGTCGCCACCAACCTCACCTTCCTCGAGGCGATCATCGGCCACGAGCAGTTCCGCAACAACACATACACAACGCGTTTCATCGACACGACGCCGGAACTGTTCCAGCAGGTACGGCGCCAGGATCGCGCGACGAAGCTGCTCACCTATCTCGCCGACGTCACCGTCAATGGCCATCCGGAAGCCAAGGGCCGTCCGCGGCCGCCGGCGGATGCGGCCAAGCCTGTCGTGCCGTTCATCCAGGGCGAAATCCCTGCAGGTACCAAGCAGAAGCTCGACGAACTCGGCCCGAAGAAGTTCGCCGAATGGGTGCGTGGCCAGAACCAGGTGTTCCTGACCGATACGACCATGCGCGACGGCCATCAATCGCTGCTCGCGACCCGCATGCGGACGCACGACATCGCCCGCGTCGCCGGCACCTATGCCCGCGCCCTGCCGCAGCTGTTCTCGCTCGAATGCTGGGGTGGCGCGACCTTCGACGTTTCCATGCGCTTCCTCACCGAAGACCCCTGGGATCGCCTCGCGCGCATTCGCGAGGATGCACCGAACCTGCTCCTGCAGATGCTGCTCCGTGGTGCGAACGGCGTCGGCTACAAGAACTACCCGGACAATGTCGTCAAGTACTTCGTGCGCCAGGCGGCCAGGGGCGGCATCAACGTCTTCCGCGTCTTCGACTGCCTCAACTGGGTCGACAACATGCGGGTGTCGATGGAGGCGGTCGCCGAGGAAAACCGCATCTGCGAGGCGGCGATCTGCTACACCGGCGACATCCTGAATTCGGCCCGCCCGAAATACGACCTCAAGTATTATACCGCCCTTGCTGCCGAGCTCGAAAAGGCCGGCGCGCACATGATCGCCGTCAAGGACATGGCGGGCCTGCTGAAGCCGGCGGCCGCACGCGTTCTGTTCAAGGCGCTGCGTGAGGCGACCGATCTGCCGATCCACTTCCACACGCACGACACCTCGGGCATTGCGGCTGCGACGGTGCTCGCCGCCGTCGAGTCGGGCGTCGACGTGGTCGATGCGGCAATGGATGCACTGTCCGGCAACACCTCGCAGCCCTGCCTTGGTTCGATCGTCGAGGCGCTGCGCGGATCGGACCGCGATCCGGGTCTCGATCCCGAATGGATCCGCCGCATCTCCTTCTACTGGGAAGCGGTGCGTTACCAATACGCGGCCTTCGAAAGCGACCTCAAGGGTCCGGCCTCCGAAGTCTACCTGCACGAAATGCCGGGCGGCCAGTTTACCAACCTCAAGGAACAGGCGCGTTCGCTCGGCCTTGAAACCAAGTGGCACCGCGTGGCCCAGGCCTATGCGGACGCCAACCAGATGTTCGGCGACATCGTCAAGGTGACGCCGTCCTCCAAGGTTGTCGGCGACATGGCGCTGATGATGGTCTCCCAGGACCTGACCGTCGCCGATGTCGAGAACCCGGCCAAGGACATCGCTTTCCCGGATTCGGTCGTCTCGATGCTGAAGGGCGATCTCGGCCAGCCCCCGGGCGGTTGGCCGGAAGCGCTGCAGAAGAAGGCGCTGAAGGGCGAGAAGGCCTATACCGCCGTTCCGGGCTCGCTGTTGCCGCCGGCAGATCTCGACGCGGAGCGTAAGAGCATCGAGGACAAGCTCGAGCGCAAGGTCGATGACTTCGAGTTCGCCTCCTACCTGATGTATCCGAAGGTCTTCACCGACTATGCGGTCGCCGCCGATACCTATGGTCCGGTCAGCGTCCTGCCGACGCCGGCCTATTTCTACGGGCTTGGACCTGGCGAAGAGCTGCAGCCGGAGATCGAGCGGGGCAAGTCGCTCGTCATCCTGCATCAGGCCAAGAGCGAGCCGGACGAGAAGGGCATGGTCAAGGTGTTCTTCGAACTCAACGGCCAGCCGCGCCTGATCAAGGTTCCGGACCGCAACCGCAGCGCTTCGAGCGCCGTGCGCCGCAAGGCCGAAGGGGGCAATGCCGCCCATCTCGGCGCGCCGATGCCGGGCGTCATCTCGACCGTGGCCGTCAATGCCGGTCAGGCGGTCAAGGCCGGCGACGTGCTGCTCTCGATCGAAGCGATGAAGATGGAAACGGCGCTGCACGCCGAGAAGGACGGCACGATCGCCGAAGTGCTGGTGCGTGCTGGCGACCAGATCGACGCCAAGGATCTGCTGATCGTTTACGAAGCCTAA
- a CDS encoding helix-turn-helix transcriptional regulator, whose protein sequence is MNITLLVQFLALLEEMKTREEIIPEFERLLDRCGFDFYGVVRQPKPHDNPLRLLLAGRWPEGWPQIYIRKKFVVIDPTIRYLGHAQRGFRWRDTLFAFRSDPHRKRMESMMIEARNHGLYDGYIFPVHGRRGLLGNLTVGGRVVDLSPVEISLFDAIAKRLFWKLLELTDPEVSAELGSRVEVQMTRREMEALNYLADGMTSNDIGKVLDISSHTVDWYMNGIQEKLKGKNRHHVVAIAFRLGLIS, encoded by the coding sequence ATGAACATTACGCTGCTCGTACAGTTTCTTGCGCTTCTGGAGGAGATGAAGACACGCGAGGAAATCATCCCGGAGTTCGAGCGCCTGCTCGACCGCTGCGGCTTCGACTTCTACGGCGTCGTCCGGCAACCGAAGCCGCATGACAATCCGTTGCGACTGCTGCTTGCCGGTCGCTGGCCGGAAGGCTGGCCGCAGATCTACATCCGCAAGAAGTTCGTGGTGATCGACCCGACCATCCGCTATCTCGGCCACGCGCAGCGCGGCTTCCGCTGGCGCGACACACTGTTTGCCTTCCGCTCCGACCCGCATCGCAAGCGCATGGAAAGCATGATGATCGAGGCCCGCAACCACGGTCTCTACGACGGCTACATCTTCCCGGTGCACGGCCGGCGCGGTCTGCTCGGTAACCTGACGGTCGGCGGCCGCGTCGTCGATTTGAGCCCGGTGGAGATCAGCCTCTTCGACGCCATCGCCAAGCGGCTGTTCTGGAAGCTGCTGGAACTGACCGACCCGGAAGTTTCGGCCGAACTCGGTTCGCGCGTCGAGGTGCAGATGACGCGGCGCGAAATGGAAGCGCTCAACTATCTCGCCGACGGCATGACCTCGAACGACATCGGCAAGGTGCTCGATATTTCGAGCCATACGGTCGACTGGTACATGAACGGCATCCAGGAGAAACTGAAGGGCAAGAACCGCCATCACGTCGTGGCGATCGCCTTCCGGCTCGGGTTGATCTCCTAA
- a CDS encoding VOC family protein produces MTITHVALWTRDLEAIASFWSSFFGAEVGEVYESRRRPGFRSRFLKLGDGPAIEIMQGPWVAPGDPAEERTGLAHVALSLGSEQAVDAMAARAEADGILIAKPRFTGDGFYEAVLRDPDGNLIEITV; encoded by the coding sequence ATGACGATTACCCATGTGGCGCTGTGGACCCGCGACCTTGAAGCGATTGCCAGCTTTTGGTCGTCCTTCTTCGGTGCAGAGGTTGGCGAGGTCTATGAAAGCCGGCGACGACCAGGCTTCCGATCGCGCTTCCTGAAGCTTGGCGACGGTCCGGCGATCGAGATCATGCAAGGTCCCTGGGTCGCTCCGGGCGATCCGGCAGAAGAGCGTACGGGCCTTGCGCATGTCGCGTTGTCGCTCGGTAGCGAGCAGGCGGTCGACGCCATGGCCGCGCGCGCCGAGGCTGACGGTATCCTTATCGCAAAGCCGCGCTTTACCGGCGATGGCTTCTACGAGGCGGTTCTTCGCGACCCCGATGGCAATCTGATCGAAATTACTGTTTGA
- a CDS encoding amino acid ABC transporter substrate-binding protein has protein sequence MKLLPTLFAAALMQVAALSSAEAGENLNAIKSAGVLKIGTEGTYAPFTYHDASGALVGFDVEIGQAVAEKLGVKAEFLEGKWDGLIAGLDANRYDTVINQVGITEERKKKYDFSEPYIASKAVLIVKTDNEEIKGFADLKGKNSAQSLTSNFGKLATASGAELVGTDGFDQSIQLVLTGRADATINDSLSFLDFKKKKPDAPVKIAAEQADADFSGIIIRKGEPELLEAINKALVDIKADGTYDKISQKYFGADVSK, from the coding sequence ATGAAACTCCTCCCCACGCTGTTCGCCGCTGCTCTGATGCAGGTTGCCGCGCTGTCCTCCGCCGAAGCCGGCGAGAACCTCAACGCGATCAAATCCGCCGGTGTGCTGAAGATCGGCACCGAAGGCACCTACGCCCCCTTCACCTATCATGATGCCTCCGGCGCCCTCGTCGGCTTCGACGTCGAGATCGGCCAGGCGGTTGCGGAAAAGCTCGGCGTCAAGGCTGAATTCCTCGAAGGCAAGTGGGACGGCCTGATCGCCGGTCTCGACGCCAACCGCTACGACACGGTCATCAACCAGGTCGGCATCACCGAGGAGCGCAAGAAGAAGTACGACTTCTCCGAGCCCTATATCGCCTCCAAGGCCGTGCTGATCGTCAAGACCGACAACGAAGAGATCAAGGGCTTTGCCGATCTCAAGGGCAAGAATTCGGCCCAGTCGCTGACCAGCAACTTCGGCAAGCTCGCGACCGCGTCCGGCGCCGAGCTCGTCGGCACCGACGGCTTCGACCAGTCGATCCAGCTCGTGCTCACCGGCCGCGCCGATGCGACGATCAACGACAGCCTCTCCTTCCTCGACTTCAAGAAGAAGAAGCCCGACGCACCGGTAAAGATCGCCGCCGAGCAGGCCGACGCCGACTTCTCCGGCATCATCATCCGCAAGGGCGAGCCGGAACTGCTCGAAGCCATCAACAAGGCGCTCGTCGACATCAAGGCTGACGGCACCTACGACAAGATCTCGCAGAAGTACTTCGGCGCCGACGTCTCGAAGTAA
- a CDS encoding glucan ABC transporter ATP-binding protein/ permease → MSLFQVYARALQYLAVHKFRVSAIVLANVVLAAITIAEPILFGRIIDAISSKGEVTPILLMWAGLGVFNTVAFVLVAREADRLAHGRRATLLTEAFGRIVSMPLAWHSQRGTSNALHTLLRACETLFGLWLEFMRQHLATAVALVLLVPTAFAMDVRLSLVLVVLGALYVLISKVVMSRTKEGQASVENHYHTVFSHVSDAISNVSVVHSYNRIEAETRELKKFTERLISAQFPVLDWWALASGLNRVASTISMMAILVIGTVLVQRGELGVGEVIAFIGFANLLIGRLDQMKAFVTQIFEARAKLEDFFNLEDAVRERDEPAGATELPAVTGEVEFRDVSFDFANTNQGVHNVSFTAKAGQTIAIVGPTGAGKTTLVNLLQRVHEPREGQILIDGNDISKVTRKSLRRSIATVFQDAGLMNRSISDNIRLGRDDATIEEVMAAAEAAAACDFIEGRTTGYDTVVGERGNRLSGGERQRVAIARAILKNAPILVLDEATSALDVETEARVKDAIDALRKNRTTFIIAHRLSTVREADLVIFMDQGRVVEMGGFNELSQSNGRFAALLRASGILTDEDVRMSHTAA, encoded by the coding sequence GTGTCATTGTTCCAGGTGTATGCAAGAGCGCTCCAGTATCTTGCGGTTCACAAATTTCGCGTCTCGGCGATCGTGCTTGCCAACGTCGTTCTGGCCGCCATAACGATCGCCGAGCCGATCCTGTTCGGGCGCATCATCGACGCCATCTCGTCGAAGGGCGAAGTCACGCCGATCCTGCTCATGTGGGCGGGTCTCGGTGTGTTCAACACCGTCGCCTTCGTGCTCGTCGCCCGCGAGGCGGACCGGCTGGCTCATGGCCGCCGCGCCACGCTCTTGACGGAAGCCTTCGGCCGTATCGTTTCCATGCCGCTCGCCTGGCATAGCCAGCGCGGCACGTCCAACGCGCTGCATACGCTTCTGCGCGCTTGCGAAACCCTCTTCGGTCTCTGGCTCGAATTCATGCGCCAGCACCTGGCGACTGCCGTGGCGCTTGTGCTGCTCGTTCCGACCGCCTTTGCGATGGACGTGCGCCTCTCGCTCGTGCTTGTCGTGCTCGGTGCACTCTATGTGCTGATCAGCAAAGTCGTCATGAGCCGCACCAAGGAGGGCCAGGCCTCGGTCGAGAACCACTATCACACGGTCTTTTCCCACGTGTCCGACGCCATCAGCAACGTTTCGGTGGTGCACAGCTACAACCGCATCGAGGCTGAAACCCGCGAGCTGAAGAAGTTCACGGAGCGGCTGATCTCCGCCCAGTTCCCTGTGCTCGACTGGTGGGCGCTCGCAAGCGGCCTGAACCGTGTCGCCTCGACCATCTCGATGATGGCGATCCTCGTCATCGGCACCGTGCTCGTGCAGCGCGGCGAACTCGGCGTCGGCGAAGTCATCGCATTCATCGGCTTTGCCAACCTGCTGATCGGTCGTCTCGACCAGATGAAGGCTTTCGTGACGCAGATCTTCGAAGCCCGCGCCAAGCTTGAAGACTTCTTCAACCTCGAAGACGCCGTGCGTGAACGCGACGAACCTGCCGGTGCGACCGAACTGCCAGCGGTTACCGGCGAAGTCGAATTCCGCGATGTCTCCTTCGACTTTGCCAACACGAACCAGGGCGTGCACAACGTCTCGTTCACCGCCAAGGCCGGCCAGACGATCGCCATCGTCGGCCCGACCGGCGCCGGCAAGACGACGCTCGTCAACCTTTTGCAGCGCGTCCACGAGCCGCGCGAGGGCCAGATCCTGATCGACGGCAACGATATCTCGAAGGTGACGCGCAAGTCGCTGCGCCGTTCGATCGCCACCGTCTTCCAGGATGCGGGCCTGATGAACCGTTCGATCTCGGACAACATCCGGCTTGGCCGCGACGATGCGACGATCGAGGAGGTCATGGCCGCCGCCGAGGCAGCTGCCGCCTGCGACTTCATCGAAGGCCGGACGACCGGCTACGACACGGTGGTCGGCGAGCGCGGCAACCGCCTGTCGGGCGGCGAACGCCAGCGTGTGGCGATCGCCCGCGCCATCCTCAAGAACGCGCCGATCCTGGTGCTCGACGAGGCGACCAGCGCGCTCGACGTCGAAACCGAGGCCCGCGTCAAGGATGCGATCGATGCGCTGCGCAAGAACCGCACGACCTTCATCATCGCACACCGCCTGTCGACGGTGCGCGAGGCCGACCTGGTGATCTTCATGGATCAGGGCCGTGTCGTCGAAATGGGCGGCTTCAACGAGCTCAGCCAGAGCAACGGCCGCTTCGCAGCTCTCCTGCGCGCCAGCGGCATCCTGACGGACGAAGACGTCCGCATGAGCCACACGGCAGCATAA
- a CDS encoding amino acid ABC transporter ATP-binding protein → MIELSHIEKRFGDNLVLKDISVTLAEGTVTALVGPSGGGKSTLLRCINLLEIPTSGSIRLGDEKLDFAPGRKVGWASIQRLRRQTGMVFQNFQLFPHQTALGNVMEGLVTVLKWPADKARARAMELLEKVGMAHKADAWPATLSGGQQQRVAIARALAPSPRVLLCDEPTSALDPELAEEVVEVLSRLAREGTTMVMATHDLRLASRVADKVIFLDGGLIVESGAPKAIFSAPERERTKKFIASLSAPHDYEI, encoded by the coding sequence ATGATCGAGCTCTCCCATATCGAAAAGCGCTTCGGCGACAATCTCGTGCTGAAAGATATCTCGGTCACGCTTGCCGAGGGCACCGTGACGGCGCTGGTCGGCCCCTCCGGAGGAGGCAAGAGCACCCTTCTGCGCTGTATCAACCTGCTTGAAATCCCCACATCCGGTTCGATCCGGCTTGGCGACGAAAAGCTCGACTTCGCACCCGGCCGCAAGGTCGGCTGGGCCTCGATCCAGCGCCTGCGTCGGCAGACCGGCATGGTGTTCCAGAACTTCCAGCTCTTTCCGCACCAGACCGCGCTCGGCAATGTCATGGAAGGCCTCGTCACGGTACTGAAGTGGCCAGCGGACAAGGCGAGGGCGCGCGCCATGGAACTCCTGGAAAAGGTCGGCATGGCGCACAAGGCCGATGCCTGGCCGGCGACGCTTTCGGGCGGACAGCAGCAGCGCGTGGCCATCGCCCGGGCGCTTGCCCCCTCGCCGCGTGTGCTGCTCTGCGACGAGCCAACCTCGGCACTCGACCCGGAGCTGGCCGAGGAAGTGGTCGAGGTCCTGAGCCGGCTCGCCCGCGAAGGCACGACGATGGTGATGGCAACCCACGATCTCCGCCTCGCCTCGCGCGTCGCCGACAAGGTGATCTTCCTCGACGGTGGCCTCATCGTCGAAAGCGGCGCGCCGAAGGCGATCTTCTCGGCACCCGAGCGCGAGCGCACCAAGAAGTTCATCGCCTCGCTGAGTGCTCCGCACGACTACGAGATCTGA
- a CDS encoding DeoR/GlpR family DNA-binding transcription regulator — MSGELLLRERKALIQERLKANGRVLAVDLAAELNVSEDTIRRDLREMAAAGLCERVYGGALPVVPAAHSSLSERVAMAPERKAALARAAAELIKPGMTVFLDAGSTNLAIAQLIEPDLSVTVVTNTPLIAAALMEKPGVDLILLGGPLNRAVGAAISARAQRDAELLRPDLCFLGTCGADAAAGLTAIYFEDAEFKRLIAQRSRRLVVAITSDKLGTAAAHAIASIDDKATLVLEADAPAEHRATLKATGADILMAGGPER; from the coding sequence ATGTCGGGTGAACTCCTGCTCCGTGAGCGAAAGGCGCTGATCCAGGAACGGTTGAAGGCCAATGGCCGGGTGCTCGCTGTCGACCTGGCGGCCGAACTCAATGTCTCTGAAGACACGATCCGCCGAGACCTCAGGGAAATGGCGGCCGCGGGGCTCTGCGAGCGCGTCTATGGCGGTGCGCTTCCGGTCGTTCCTGCGGCGCATAGCAGTTTGAGCGAGCGGGTGGCGATGGCACCCGAGCGTAAGGCAGCGCTCGCCCGCGCGGCGGCTGAGCTTATCAAGCCGGGCATGACCGTGTTTCTCGACGCCGGCTCCACCAACCTTGCCATCGCCCAGCTGATCGAGCCGGACCTGTCAGTCACGGTCGTTACCAATACGCCGCTGATTGCCGCGGCCCTCATGGAGAAACCGGGCGTGGACCTCATCTTGCTCGGCGGGCCGCTGAACCGCGCGGTCGGCGCAGCGATCAGCGCGCGGGCCCAGCGCGATGCGGAACTGCTGAGGCCCGACCTCTGCTTTCTCGGCACCTGCGGTGCCGATGCAGCTGCGGGTCTGACGGCGATCTATTTCGAGGACGCAGAGTTCAAGCGGCTGATTGCCCAGAGAAGCCGGCGTCTCGTCGTCGCCATCACGAGCGACAAGCTCGGGACCGCGGCTGCCCACGCGATCGCCAGTATCGACGACAAGGCGACGCTGGTGCTCGAAGCGGATGCACCGGCTGAGCATCGTGCGACGCTCAAGGCGACGGGCGCGGATATTCTGATGGCGGGAGGGCCTGAGCGATGA
- a CDS encoding amino acid ABC transporter permease, translated as MPTWLQLMLDSLPSLLWAGLTFTIPLTLLSFIFGLILGLATAVARLFGPAPVVAIARFYVWVIRGTPLLVQLFVIFYGLPSAGILLDAFTAALIGFSLNVGAYTSEIIRAVISSVPRGQWEAAYSIGMSWSQAMRRTILPQATRVAVPPLSNTFISLVKDTSLAAAITVPEMFQTAQRIVATTYEPLILYILAALIYLAMSSVLSALQVRLERRFARYGGFLEARA; from the coding sequence TTGCCCACCTGGCTCCAACTGATGCTGGATTCGCTGCCGTCCCTGCTCTGGGCCGGTCTCACCTTCACCATCCCGCTGACGCTGCTTTCCTTCATCTTCGGCCTGATCCTCGGGCTCGCGACCGCCGTTGCCCGGCTGTTCGGTCCGGCGCCCGTCGTCGCGATCGCCAGGTTTTACGTCTGGGTGATCCGCGGCACGCCGCTGCTCGTCCAGCTCTTCGTGATCTTCTACGGCCTGCCGAGCGCCGGCATCCTGCTCGATGCCTTCACCGCCGCCCTCATCGGCTTCTCGCTGAACGTCGGCGCCTATACCTCGGAGATCATCCGAGCGGTGATTTCCTCGGTCCCGCGCGGCCAATGGGAAGCCGCCTATTCCATCGGCATGAGCTGGAGCCAGGCGATGCGCCGCACCATCCTGCCGCAGGCAACCCGCGTCGCCGTGCCGCCGCTGTCCAACACGTTCATCTCGCTGGTGAAGGACACGTCGCTTGCCGCCGCGATCACCGTGCCGGAGATGTTCCAGACGGCACAGCGCATCGTCGCGACCACCTACGAACCATTGATCCTCTACATCCTGGCGGCGCTGATCTACCTTGCCATGAGCTCCGTGCTCTCGGCCCTGCAGGTCCGGCTGGAGCGACGCTTCGCCCGCTATGGCGGCTTCCTGGAGGCACGGGCATGA
- a CDS encoding MFS transporter produces the protein MDQRSPTATVRQGYMTRNRLAVSLLFLMNGFVTGSWAPKIPEFKDRLGISESVLGLLILMFGIGSLVLMPIAGGYIARIGSQKVVKTTAIILSPLLLLLTLVPNVWTAAIGMFVLGGFVGAMDVAMNANAVEVEKSMRRAIMSSCHAYWSLGGLIGAGIGGFLMARFGVLPHVLVVTVICLSLIAIAWPMILADKPHPAAAKEKLRLPMTPLPWLIGIMALFSMVPEGTVLDWGALYLRNELGASVELSGFGFAAFSATMATMRFAGDLVRDRFGAKRTLRICTVTALVGMVIAGTAPNAYIAILGFAIAGVGISNMVPIAFSAAGNMPGLQPGIGLSVATFMGYSGMLFAPSVIGFVAEHTGFAIVFASVPVLFIVVLLLSHHAHHADHAKGH, from the coding sequence ATGGACCAACGTTCTCCCACCGCGACCGTCCGCCAGGGCTACATGACCCGCAATCGGCTGGCCGTTTCGCTGCTGTTCCTGATGAACGGCTTCGTCACCGGCAGCTGGGCGCCGAAGATCCCCGAGTTCAAGGACCGGCTCGGGATCAGCGAAAGCGTGCTTGGGCTCCTGATCCTGATGTTCGGCATCGGCTCTCTGGTGCTGATGCCGATCGCCGGCGGCTACATCGCCCGCATCGGCTCGCAGAAGGTCGTGAAGACCACGGCCATCATCCTCTCACCGCTGCTGCTTCTGTTGACCCTGGTGCCGAATGTCTGGACCGCGGCGATCGGGATGTTCGTGCTCGGTGGTTTCGTCGGCGCCATGGACGTCGCCATGAACGCCAATGCGGTCGAGGTCGAAAAGTCGATGCGCCGGGCGATCATGTCGTCCTGTCACGCCTATTGGAGCCTCGGCGGCCTGATCGGCGCCGGTATCGGCGGCTTCCTGATGGCGCGCTTCGGCGTGCTGCCGCATGTCCTCGTCGTCACCGTGATCTGCCTGTCGCTGATTGCGATCGCCTGGCCGATGATCCTTGCCGACAAGCCGCATCCGGCCGCTGCCAAGGAAAAGCTTCGTCTGCCGATGACGCCACTGCCCTGGCTGATCGGCATCATGGCGCTGTTTTCGATGGTGCCCGAGGGCACGGTGCTCGACTGGGGTGCGCTCTATCTGCGCAACGAACTCGGCGCCTCGGTAGAACTCTCGGGCTTCGGCTTTGCCGCCTTCTCGGCCACCATGGCGACCATGCGTTTTGCCGGCGACCTCGTGCGTGACCGTTTCGGCGCCAAGCGGACCTTGCGGATCTGCACGGTGACAGCCCTTGTCGGCATGGTCATCGCGGGTACCGCACCCAATGCCTATATCGCCATCCTCGGCTTCGCCATTGCCGGCGTCGGCATCTCCAACATGGTGCCGATCGCATTTTCGGCGGCCGGCAACATGCCGGGCCTGCAGCCGGGCATCGGCCTCTCGGTCGCGACCTTCATGGGCTATTCGGGCATGCTGTTCGCCCCGTCTGTCATCGGCTTCGTCGCAGAACATACGGGCTTTGCCATCGTCTTTGCCTCGGTGCCGGTGCTCTTCATCGTCGTGCTTCTCCTGTCGCACCACGCTCACCATGCGGATCACGCCAAGGGGCACTGA